The following is a genomic window from Clostridium sp..
AAGGAAAAGGACTTAAAATAGCATTGAGCACACTGGACGGAGGAAGAATAGGTGTAGCAGCACAGGGACTTGGAATAGCAGAGGGAGCCTTCGAACTTGCAAAACAATATATGAAAGAGAGAATTCAGTTTGGAAGACCACTGTTCAAACAGCAGTATCTAGCATTCAAGATGGCAGAGTTGGATCTTGAAATAGAACAGGCTAAATATATTCTCTACAAGGCAGCTATAGACAAACAGGAGGGAAGACCGTATGGTGTACCTGCAGCAAAGGCAAAAATAGCATGCACGGATGCAGCCATGCACGTAACAACTGAAGCAGTTCAGATGTTTGGTGGAAATGGATACATGAGAGAGTATGAAGTTGAGAGAATGATGAGGGATGCCAAGATAACTCAGATATATGAAGGAACAAATGAAATACAGAAACTGATAATAAGTGGACAGCTTTTCAGATAATCTTGTGTTTTAAAATTATTTGTTGAATTTAATGAGTTGATAAGTAATAAATTATATCCTGTAAGATGGGCACGGGAGATAGCGTGCATCATCTTACAGGGTGTTTTTCGTAATAATATTTTTCAAATATTATGTTAAAAAATTTACAATGATTGTTGACAAATTTTTTGTATGCAAGTAAAATTAAATTAAACGTTAACACAAACAAATTCATTCAATCTACATAATAATTGCCACTTGAATGGCATAAAATAGAGGGGTGATATAAGGAGGTGATGTAGAGGACGATATAATGAAAAAATGTTCTTCCTAGAATAAAAAATATTGAAATTCTCTGGAGAGCTGACAAATTATTAACACATAGTTGTCAATTAAAAGATATAAGGAGGTAAAATGAATGGATTTTACATTGACTAGGGAACAGGAACTTGTAAAACAAATGGTAAGAGAATTTACAGAAAATGAAGTCAAACCCCTGGCTGCCGAAATAGACGAGACAGAAAGGTTTCCAAGAGAAACAGTAGAAAAGATGGCCAGATACGGCATGATGGGGATACCTTTCCCGGAGGAATATGGCGGGGCGGGTGGAGACACCCTGTCTTATATAATAGCTGTGGAAGAACTTTCCAAGGCCTGCGCCTCAACGGGAGTCATACTCTCGGCACACACATCGCTCTGTGCATCGCTTCTCGAACAGTTCGGCACGGAAGAACAAAAACAGAAATATCTGGTTCCCCTTGCAAAGGGAGAAAAGATAGGTGCATTTGGACTTACAGAACCCAATGCAGGTACGGATGCATCCGGACAGCAGAGTCTGGCTGTACTTGAAGGAGACCATTATATACTGAACGGTCAGAAAATATTCATAACAAACGGTGGAGCTGCAGACATATTCGTGGTATTTGCAATGACAGACAGGAGCAAGGGAAATCATGGCATATCAGCATTCATACTTGAAAAGGGAATGCCGGGCTTTTCAATAGGAAAACTTGAAAACAAAATGGGAATAAGGGCATCATCAACTACGGAGCTGATATTCGAGGACTGTATAGTTCCAAAGGAGAATCTTGTAGGAAGAGAAGGAAAAGGTTTTGGAATAGCAATGAAGACTCTTGATGGAGGAAGAATCGGTATAGCAGCACAGGCACTTGGAATAGCAGAAGGCGCCCTGGAGGAAGCAGTTGAATACATGAAAGAAAGAAAACAGTTTGGAAGATCACTTAGCAAGTTCCAGGGGCTGGCATGGACTGTTGCCGATCTGGATACTGAAATACAGGCTGCAAAATACCTTGTGTACAAGGCAGCATTGAGCAAGGATGCACATGTATCCTATACAGTAGATGCAGCAAGAGCCAAGCTTATGGCAGCAAATGTTGCCATGGAGACTACAGCAAAGGTTGTACAGCTCTTTGGAGGATATGGATATACAAAGGACTATCCAGTAGAGAGAATGATGAGAGATGCAAAGATAACTGAAATATATGAAGGAACCTCGGAAGTACAGAAAATGGTCATTTCAGGAAATATATTTAAATAGGAGGAACGCCTAATGAATATTGTTGTTTGTTTAAAACAGGTACCGGACACAAATGAAGTCAAAATAGATCCAAAAACAGGAACGCTTATAAGAGAAGGTGTTCCTTCGATAATAAATCCAGATGACAAGAATGCACTTGAGGAATCAATTGCAATTAAAGAAAAAACAGGTGGAAAGGTTACAGTAATAAGCATGGGACCACCCCAGGCAGAGTCGGCACTGAGGGAAGCACTTGCAATGGGTGCAGACGAGGCAATACTCATATCTGACAGGGCTTTTGCAGGAGCAGATACCTGCGCCACAGCATATGCACTTTCAGGAGCACTCAGGAAACTGGACTACGATATAATTTTTGCAGGAAGACAGGCAATAGACGGAGATACCGCACAGGTTGGACCTGAAATAGCAGAATTTCTGGGAATACCGCAGATAACTTATGTAGAAAAGGTCGATGTGGATGGAAGTACGGTTACAGTTAGAAAAGCATGGGAAGACGGGTATGAAACAGTGAAAGTCAATACGCCGGTACTGCTTACTGCTATAAAAGAATTGAACAATCCAAGATATATGCATATGAAGAATATATTTAAAATCTTCAACAAGGAAGTAAAAGTGTGGAGCGCTGCCGATCTTGAAGTTGACAGGGAACGTCTTGGACTTAAAGGTTCTCCTACGAAGGTAAAGAGATCAGCTACAAAAGAAGCAAGAGGGGCAGGAGAGATTGTCAACAAGCCGGTAAAAGAAGCAGCAGCATATGCAATTTCAAAATTAAAAGAAAAGCATGTTATTTAATTGGGGGGGATTCGTAATGAATATAGCAGACTACAGAGGTGTATGGGTATTTGCTGAACAGAGAGACGGTGAACTTCAAAAAGTAGCTCTGGAATTATTGGGAAAAGGAAGAGAACTTGCAGACAAATTAAAGGTTGATCTGACTGCAGTACTTCTCGGAAGCGATATAGATGATGCCGCAGAAGAATTGACTGCGTATGGAGCAGACAAGGTGCTGTATGCAGACAGTCCGCTATTGAAACACTATACTACGGACGGATATACAAAGGTAATTGCAGACCTTGTAGAAGAGAAAAAACCGGAAATAGTACTTATAGGTGCAAGCTTCATTGGAAGAGATCTGGGACCAAGACTGGCAGCCAAACTCGTTACGGGACTTACAGCCGATTGTACCGGACTCGACATAGATGCGGAGACGAACAATCTCATGATGACAAGACCGGCTTTTGGTGGGAATCTTATGGCAACAATAGTTTGCGGGGACCACAGACCGCAGATGTCAACAGTAAGGCCGGGGGTTTTCGATAAACTTGAGAAAGCCGATGTGAAGGCTGACAGGATAGAAAAAGTGAGCGCAGATGTTTCAGAGGACGACATAAGGATAAAGGTACAGGAAGTAGTGAAACTTGCAAAGGACGTAGTGGATATTGGAGAAGCAAAGGTAATTGTATCCGGAGGAAGAGGGCTTGGAAGCAAGGAAGGCTTTGAAGTTCTGAAGGAACTGGCAGATGTGCTTGAGGGAACTGTAGGTGGTTCCAGAGCTGCTATTGACAATGGCTGGATAGACAAGGCATATCAAGTTGGACAAACCGGGAAGACGGTAAGGCCGGCACTCTATATAGCAGTTGGAATATCAGGAGCAATACAGCACCTGGCAGGCATGCAGGACAGTGGATATATTGTGGCTGTAAACAAGGATGAAAATGCTGCAATAATGAAGGTGGCTGACCTTGCCATTGTAGGAGACTATACCAAGGTCATACCTGAACTTGTAACTC
Proteins encoded in this region:
- a CDS encoding acyl-CoA dehydrogenase; this translates as MDFTLTREQELVKQMVREFTENEVKPLAAEIDETERFPRETVEKMARYGMMGIPFPEEYGGAGGDTLSYIIAVEELSKACASTGVILSAHTSLCASLLEQFGTEEQKQKYLVPLAKGEKIGAFGLTEPNAGTDASGQQSLAVLEGDHYILNGQKIFITNGGAADIFVVFAMTDRSKGNHGISAFILEKGMPGFSIGKLENKMGIRASSTTELIFEDCIVPKENLVGREGKGFGIAMKTLDGGRIGIAAQALGIAEGALEEAVEYMKERKQFGRSLSKFQGLAWTVADLDTEIQAAKYLVYKAALSKDAHVSYTVDAARAKLMAANVAMETTAKVVQLFGGYGYTKDYPVERMMRDAKITEIYEGTSEVQKMVISGNIFK
- a CDS encoding electron transfer flavoprotein subunit alpha/FixB family protein is translated as MNIADYRGVWVFAEQRDGELQKVALELLGKGRELADKLKVDLTAVLLGSDIDDAAEELTAYGADKVLYADSPLLKHYTTDGYTKVIADLVEEKKPEIVLIGASFIGRDLGPRLAAKLVTGLTADCTGLDIDAETNNLMMTRPAFGGNLMATIVCGDHRPQMSTVRPGVFDKLEKADVKADRIEKVSADVSEDDIRIKVQEVVKLAKDVVDIGEAKVIVSGGRGLGSKEGFEVLKELADVLEGTVGGSRAAIDNGWIDKAYQVGQTGKTVRPALYIAVGISGAIQHLAGMQDSGYIVAVNKDENAAIMKVADLAIVGDYTKVIPELVTQIKALNE
- a CDS encoding electron transfer flavoprotein subunit beta/FixA family protein — translated: MNIVVCLKQVPDTNEVKIDPKTGTLIREGVPSIINPDDKNALEESIAIKEKTGGKVTVISMGPPQAESALREALAMGADEAILISDRAFAGADTCATAYALSGALRKLDYDIIFAGRQAIDGDTAQVGPEIAEFLGIPQITYVEKVDVDGSTVTVRKAWEDGYETVKVNTPVLLTAIKELNNPRYMHMKNIFKIFNKEVKVWSAADLEVDRERLGLKGSPTKVKRSATKEARGAGEIVNKPVKEAAAYAISKLKEKHVI